One window from the genome of Gambusia affinis linkage group LG14, SWU_Gaff_1.0, whole genome shotgun sequence encodes:
- the LOC122844128 gene encoding uncharacterized protein LOC122844128: MYETRIGVSFLSSLYSKHFTDCLASGFLNEEKMFGLYLSIILLSLITFGQLAIGNVLRYASRNLGPSTQAETLRRSYRPVPYSYEGSLLRRGSVSSSTFIGDLSAEASKPWGSVPSQGQSGYGRQVSSYSQPGSVSSYRSASALTRQQQPQGGLLHRAPGMREPSSQGERHYGSSVVSSGAIEIHAPPQLQPSSPGTGMQLIPESVSQPPNQHAAFSAPAVLQNKVGMWDTVKLLSAKGPQPASWPPNQHPALSAPAVLQTKTAMWHTVSLPSARTESTARRHQHSLSVPAMLKANPGQLGIYTSSVRASESTAQRHQKALTFTAPAVLQTKNLWGSVPSADSNQRVGANIRSSRPVSPGYHPRGQQSGCHATQQQARLLGSLFSSVPQNKDLLQDTNANPQMKPGSRSSRPVNVASPYQCGN, encoded by the exons ATGTATGAAACCAGAATTGGGGTTTCTTTTCTTAGCAGTCTGtacagcaaacattttacagaCTGTCTTGCTTCAGGTTTTCTGAACGAAGAAAAGATGTTTGGATTATATTTAAG CATTATATTGCTCTCTCTGATAACCTTTGGACAGCTTGCAATAG gAAATGTCTTAAGATATGCAAGTAGAAATCTTGGCCCTTCAACTCAAGCTGAGACTCTCCGCCGCTCTTACCGACCTGTTCCCTACAGTTATGAAGGCTCTCTACTGCGAAGAGGTTCTGTGTCTAGTTCAACTTTCATTGGAGATCTATCAGCTGAGGCTTCCAAACCATGGGGCTCAGTTCCTAGCCAAGGTCAAAGCGGTTATGGCAGGCAAGTAAGTAGTTACAGTCAACCAGGAAGTGTATCTAGCTACAGGTCTGCCTCAGCTCTGACTCGGCAGCAACAGCCACAAGGTGGCCTGCTCCATAGGGCTCCAGGAATGAGGGAACCTTCATCTCAAGGGGAGAGGCACTATGGCTCAAGTGTTGTCTCCAGTGGTGCAATTGAGATTCATGCACCACCTCAGCTGCAGCCCAGTTCACCTGGCACAGGCATGCAATTGATTCCAGAATCTGTATCCCAACCACCCAATCAACATGCTGCATTCTCTGCACCTGCTGTACTCCAGAATAAGGTGGGTATGTGGGACACTGTCAAGCTTCTGAGTGCAAAGGGTCCACAACCTGCTTCCTGGCCACCCAATCAACATCCTGCACTGTCTGCACCTGCTGTACTCCAGACCAAAACAGCCATGTGGCACACTGTCAGTCTTCCAAGTGCAAGAACAGAATCCACTGCTAGACGACACCAACACTCTTTGTCAGTGCCTGCTATGCTGAAAGCCAATCCTGGCCAGTTGGGCATCTATACTTCTAGTGTACGGGCCTCAGAGTCAACTGCCCAGCGACACCAAAAGGCTTTAACCTTTACAGCACCTGCTGTACTGCAAACCAAAAATTTGTGGGGTAGTGTGCCTTCTGCTGACTCCAACCAACGAGTTGGTGCTAACATCAGGAGTTCTAGACCAGTGTCACCTGGATACCATCCTAGAGGGCAGCAATCAGGCTGCCATGCCACCCAGCAGCAGGCAAGGTTGCTGGGCTCTCTGTTCTCCAGTGTACCTCAGAACAAGGATCTTTTGCAAGATACCAATGCAAATCCACAAATGAAGCCTGGGTCAAGAAGCTCTAGACCAGTTAATGTGGCATCTCCCTATCAATGTGGAAATTGA
- the LOC122844130 gene encoding secretagogin-like, whose amino-acid sequence MDNALERLDAARLLQIWQHFDKDDKGYIEGKKMDDFFKHMLHKLGMKVEEITEDKVRRMRERFVSPYDSTPDKNVQIEELAAMMLPVEENFLLLFRRETPLDNSVEFMRIWRNYDTDSSGYISANELKGFLQDLFLQHRKSITPQKLEEYTETMMKMFDTNKDGRLDLNDMARILALNENFLLKFKTEACSLEDRKRDFEKIFAHYDVSKTGALEGPEVDGFVKDMMELVKPSISGMELDKFRKTLMGHCDINRDGKIQKNELALCLGLKLS is encoded by the exons ATGGACAACGCACTGGAGAGACTTGATGCTGCTCGTCTCTTACAGATTTGGCAACATTTCGACAAAGATG ACAAAGGCTACATTGAAGGAAAGAAGATGGATGACTTTTTCAAGCACATGTTGCACAAACTTGGAATGAAG gTGGAGGAGATAACGGAGGACAAAGTGAGAAGAATGAGGGAAAGATTTGTGTCTCCATATGACTCCACTCCAGACAAAAATGTGCAGATTGAAGAG CTGGCCGCCATGATGCTTCCAGTGGAGGAAAATTTCCTGCTGTTGTTTCGCAGAGAAACTCCATTGGATAATAGTGTGGAGTTTATGAGG ATTTGGAGAAATTATGACACAGATAGCAGTGGTTACATTTCAGCCAATGAGCTCAAG GGCTTCCTACAGGACCTGTTCCTCCAGCACAGGAAGTCCATCACGCCCCAGAAGCTGGAGGAGTATACCGAAACCATG ATGAAGATGTTTGACACGAACAAGGATGGCAGACTGGATCTGAATGACATGGCCAG aattttggcactgaatgaaaactttttaCTGAAGTTTAAGACAGAA GCTTGCAGTCTAGAGGACAGAAAGAGGGACTTTGAGAAGATTTTTGCTCATTATGATGTT AGTAAAACAGGTGCACTGGAGGGGCCTGAAGTTGATGGATTTGTCAAGGACATGATGGAGCTGGtgaag CCCAGTATCAGTGGGATGGAACTGGACAAGTTCAGGAAAACCCTGATGGGTCACTGTGACATCAACAGAGACGGAAAAATCCAGAAGAACGAGCTTGCTCTCTGCCTTGGCCTCAAACTCAGTTAA